The following proteins are encoded in a genomic region of Desulfosoma sp.:
- a CDS encoding FlgD immunoglobulin-like domain containing protein, which yields MAVASVPALTQDAVTASAANTLGGKNLSDMNAFLMLFTTQLQHQDPTNPMASYEMAAQLAQFSTVEKLTQVHAQLQTQQNYLISINNSLGVQLLGKTVVALDNQLQLKDGNVSRAGFTLDNGAHVEVTITDSAGKTVRTLSVGSVDAGRHEFTWDGKDNQGKPVPNGTYTFTVKATNSSGESVPVQPLVLGQVCGFVMEEGVNYVVLEQQGGLRVPVSFITSIEITSGSQETTQDIAA from the coding sequence ATGGCCGTGGCGTCAGTGCCTGCTTTGACACAAGACGCGGTGACCGCATCGGCGGCTAACACGCTGGGCGGCAAAAATCTTTCGGACATGAACGCTTTCTTGATGCTGTTCACAACCCAGCTGCAGCATCAGGATCCCACGAACCCCATGGCGTCCTACGAAATGGCCGCCCAACTGGCACAATTCAGTACGGTGGAAAAACTCACCCAAGTCCATGCGCAGCTTCAGACCCAACAGAACTATCTGATTTCTATCAACAACTCTTTGGGCGTGCAGCTGCTTGGAAAAACCGTGGTGGCTCTGGACAATCAACTCCAACTGAAAGACGGCAACGTTTCCCGAGCCGGTTTCACTTTGGACAATGGGGCCCACGTAGAAGTTACCATCACCGACAGTGCAGGGAAAACGGTGCGCACCCTTTCTGTGGGATCCGTTGATGCCGGCCGTCATGAATTCACCTGGGACGGCAAGGACAACCAAGGAAAGCCCGTCCCTAACGGCACCTATACCTTCACCGTGAAAGCCACAAACTCTTCCGGTGAATCCGTTCCTGTGCAGCCGTTGGTCTTGGGTCAAGTGTGCGGATTCGTTATGGAGGAAGGAGTCAATTACGTGGTCTTGGAACAGCAAGGAGGTCTTCGCGTGCCGGTGAGCTTTATCACCAGCATCGAAATCACATCGGGGAGTCAAGAAACGACTCAGGACATTGCAGCATAA
- a CDS encoding flagellar hook-length control protein FliK: protein MKGLSIGRAELVSRFVCKERQRLSRATESSLFAAEVQQQSRLLLGGLSQTKQPAGNVYGTSQNLSILKRELPHRSQKVLGGQTGEKPHMEIADPLLVQEILALFHVSADQTKRAATLTGDQGALSLEEFVAMLQRSHEDSLTDFGQEQLSFDDFQKLLKAIRWSDTKDQVVSKPNEREGSSSYDRYQLINTLKNLLAVAEAPSDSLESHKTATTPFETVDATAPADTFGPEGMFDAIQEDFTGPWEHSPFSVWQGSQNQGGTQEPDSKASLASKKDEMKETPVGETNSSENSAILEAQRAETLEAPNEDAPPLDLLQLPSSASANGIPQKTELASFHQNVSQSWTGSFSNEIGQTGPKGLHEPGASLMEDTSVFSSLSPSRDSQAHGQNFSEKPTGLTFDPTYRQGSQPAAWSLISSESVGESMENPSLFSDSLLTDTAKDLSQAKLAVTSKDSSTLDSSAGDSSSFNNQPPPSQDGFVNTSARESFWGPASASISPSSPAQNKAAENLATLSLVQPEWPHELGRKLAALSRSGKSVLTLELQPESLGRLVLRVETQGNQVSALVQTEHPEVRHILHSNSALLRDVLAKEGLQLTHFSVDVHQGNGTLAHEQSAHWLLNTTPAPMVASSSEEPDKTVNTLHVLDSVLGGTLSVRV, encoded by the coding sequence ATGAAAGGACTTTCCATCGGCCGCGCTGAACTTGTCAGTCGTTTTGTTTGCAAGGAGAGACAAAGGCTGAGTCGCGCCACGGAATCTTCCTTGTTCGCTGCGGAAGTGCAACAACAAAGCCGGCTTCTTCTCGGGGGACTTTCACAAACCAAACAGCCTGCCGGAAATGTTTACGGGACTTCGCAAAACCTTTCCATTTTGAAGCGTGAACTTCCGCATCGTTCTCAGAAAGTCCTCGGAGGCCAAACCGGTGAAAAGCCTCACATGGAAATCGCGGACCCTTTATTGGTGCAGGAAATTCTTGCCCTCTTTCACGTAAGCGCGGATCAAACCAAAAGAGCAGCGACTCTCACAGGCGATCAAGGAGCTCTATCCCTCGAAGAATTTGTCGCCATGTTGCAACGCAGCCATGAAGATTCCTTGACCGATTTCGGGCAGGAACAGCTTTCTTTCGATGACTTTCAAAAGCTTCTGAAAGCTATTCGTTGGTCCGACACAAAGGATCAGGTCGTATCCAAGCCGAACGAAAGAGAAGGGTCTTCATCTTATGACCGCTACCAGCTTATAAATACATTAAAGAATCTCCTGGCTGTGGCGGAAGCTCCATCAGATTCTCTTGAGTCTCACAAAACCGCCACGACCCCCTTCGAGACCGTTGATGCCACAGCACCTGCCGATACCTTCGGCCCTGAAGGCATGTTTGATGCGATTCAAGAGGATTTCACAGGGCCTTGGGAGCACTCGCCGTTCAGCGTTTGGCAAGGAAGCCAAAACCAAGGCGGAACTCAAGAACCTGATTCCAAGGCATCCCTTGCCTCGAAAAAAGACGAAATGAAGGAAACGCCTGTCGGGGAGACAAACTCTTCCGAAAACTCCGCAATCCTTGAGGCCCAAAGAGCTGAGACTCTTGAAGCTCCAAACGAAGACGCTCCCCCTCTAGACCTTCTGCAGCTCCCTTCTTCGGCTTCGGCAAACGGGATTCCTCAAAAGACCGAACTTGCGTCTTTCCACCAAAACGTTTCGCAATCTTGGACCGGCAGCTTTTCAAACGAGATCGGTCAAACAGGTCCGAAGGGTCTCCATGAACCTGGAGCTTCACTCATGGAAGATACTTCGGTGTTCTCGAGCCTTTCTCCTTCCCGGGATTCTCAGGCTCATGGACAAAATTTCAGCGAAAAACCCACAGGATTGACCTTCGACCCCACGTACCGTCAGGGAAGCCAACCGGCTGCCTGGTCTCTGATTTCTTCGGAAAGCGTGGGTGAATCCATGGAAAATCCATCCCTTTTTTCAGACTCTCTGCTTACAGACACCGCCAAGGATCTTTCACAGGCAAAGCTTGCGGTCACGAGCAAGGATTCGAGCACCCTGGATTCCTCGGCAGGCGATTCTTCATCTTTCAACAATCAACCGCCACCTTCTCAAGATGGATTCGTCAACACCTCAGCCCGAGAATCTTTTTGGGGACCGGCTTCGGCCAGTATCTCGCCGTCCTCCCCAGCCCAAAACAAGGCCGCTGAAAACCTAGCGACTTTATCTCTTGTCCAACCCGAATGGCCTCACGAACTAGGCCGTAAACTGGCAGCCCTTTCCCGGAGCGGCAAGAGTGTTTTGACTCTGGAACTTCAGCCTGAAAGCCTGGGCCGGCTGGTTCTAAGGGTCGAAACCCAGGGGAATCAAGTGAGCGCTTTGGTTCAAACGGAGCATCCTGAGGTGCGTCACATTCTTCACAGCAATAGTGCATTGCTCAGAGACGTCCTTGCCAAGGAGGGTCTTCAGTTGACCCACTTTTCCGTCGATGTGCACCAGGGTAACGGCACCTTGGCTCACGAACAAAGCGCCCACTGGCTGCTCAACACCACGCCGGCCCCAATGGTGGCTTCTTCAAGCGAGGAGCCCGATAAGACCGTGAACACACTGCACGTGCTGGACTCTGTCCTGGGTGGAACTCTCAGCGTGCGGGTCTAA
- the fliJ gene encoding flagellar export protein FliJ has translation MGFVYRFSKLLEHRRQQLREAQVDLARAVEQAAEVEKILASTEKTLESCRLRWQQRTREGLPLGEHLAYERYLLDLEHRLLKLKTARDHAWQLVQEKQKRLVERDREVKKLERLQEVDYEKFRKDQKKREQKKLDELGARTDVDTCGEGLS, from the coding sequence GTGGGTTTCGTTTACCGATTCTCTAAGCTTCTGGAACATCGTCGGCAACAGCTTCGAGAAGCCCAGGTGGATTTGGCCCGTGCGGTGGAACAGGCCGCCGAAGTTGAAAAGATCCTGGCAAGCACCGAAAAAACCTTGGAAAGTTGTCGGCTCCGTTGGCAGCAACGTACACGAGAAGGTCTGCCTTTGGGGGAACATTTAGCTTATGAGCGCTACCTCTTGGATTTGGAACACCGGTTGCTAAAGCTTAAGACAGCCAGGGACCATGCCTGGCAACTCGTTCAGGAAAAGCAAAAGCGACTTGTGGAAAGGGACCGAGAGGTCAAGAAGTTGGAACGGCTTCAAGAGGTCGATTATGAAAAGTTCCGAAAAGATCAAAAAAAGCGAGAACAAAAGAAGCTTGACGAACTCGGCGCGCGAACGGATGTCGACACCTGCGGGGAAGGCTTGTCCTAA
- a CDS encoding FliI/YscN family ATPase, which translates to MTPDAASPQKEMDPLSLKGVLTRVPRTPRWKTYGKVSALVGNLIEVVGLEATVGDICRIHLKGSCETVMAETVGFVGRRLKLSPLSPLRNLAPGDKVTVEAKFSSCPVSLQMLGRVIDGMGQPLDTAGPIAETVLYPLRPSTPNPLTRPIISQQLDVGIRAINGLLPIGKGQRMGIFAGSGVGKSTLLGMMARYTSAPVNVIALIGERGREVNEFLDSELGEEGLSRSVVVVATSDQPATLRVRAAYVACAVAEFFRDQGMDVLFMMDSVTRFAMAAREIGLAAGEPPATKGYPPSVFGLLPQLLERAGSFEKATITGIYTVLVEGDDLDDPIADTVRSILDGHIVLDRDLAHRRHYPAINPLKSVSRLTDRILDAEIKTLATRFIEILADYKRSEDMIQIGAYVRGSHPPTDYAIQMIDKLNDYLRQPVTQRCTAEEAHQALRNLFEA; encoded by the coding sequence ATGACTCCTGATGCGGCATCTCCCCAAAAAGAAATGGATCCTCTAAGCCTTAAAGGCGTCCTCACACGAGTGCCTCGAACACCCCGATGGAAAACCTACGGCAAGGTGTCCGCTTTAGTGGGAAATCTTATCGAAGTGGTGGGGCTGGAGGCCACGGTGGGGGATATCTGTCGTATTCATCTTAAAGGGAGTTGCGAAACCGTCATGGCCGAAACCGTGGGGTTTGTGGGACGACGCCTGAAACTGAGTCCCTTATCCCCGCTGCGGAATCTGGCTCCCGGAGATAAGGTCACCGTGGAAGCCAAATTTTCTTCCTGCCCAGTTTCCCTTCAGATGCTGGGTCGAGTCATTGACGGTATGGGACAGCCTTTGGACACTGCCGGTCCCATTGCGGAGACCGTGCTTTATCCTTTACGTCCCAGCACGCCCAATCCCCTCACGCGCCCCATCATCTCGCAACAGCTGGATGTGGGAATTCGCGCCATCAACGGCCTTCTTCCCATCGGTAAAGGACAGCGCATGGGAATTTTTGCCGGATCGGGTGTCGGGAAAAGCACCTTGCTCGGCATGATGGCCCGTTACACCTCGGCTCCCGTCAATGTGATCGCCCTCATCGGGGAACGGGGCCGTGAGGTCAACGAGTTTCTGGACAGCGAACTGGGCGAAGAGGGGTTATCTCGTTCGGTGGTGGTTGTCGCCACGTCGGACCAACCAGCCACTTTGAGGGTTAGAGCCGCCTACGTAGCCTGTGCTGTTGCGGAATTTTTTCGTGACCAAGGAATGGACGTCCTTTTCATGATGGATTCCGTGACCCGGTTCGCCATGGCGGCAAGGGAGATCGGCTTGGCCGCCGGGGAGCCCCCCGCCACCAAAGGCTACCCTCCAAGTGTTTTCGGGCTCTTGCCTCAACTTCTGGAACGGGCCGGAAGTTTTGAAAAAGCCACCATTACCGGGATCTATACCGTGCTTGTGGAAGGAGACGACCTGGATGATCCCATCGCCGACACGGTTCGCTCCATTTTGGATGGTCATATCGTCCTGGACAGAGATTTGGCGCATCGCCGCCATTACCCGGCCATCAATCCCTTAAAAAGCGTCAGTCGTTTGACGGATCGCATTCTGGATGCCGAAATCAAAACCTTGGCCACGCGTTTTATCGAGATTTTGGCGGATTATAAACGAAGCGAAGACATGATTCAAATCGGGGCTTATGTGCGAGGAAGCCATCCACCGACGGACTATGCCATTCAGATGATCGATAAACTCAACGACTATCTCAGACAACCAGTCACTCAACGCTGCACCGCCGAAGAAGCTCACCAGGCGCTGCGTAACCTTTTTGAAGCCTAA
- a CDS encoding FliH/SctL family protein: MPSFKVLKGTGSAHVSRFAFEALDTKLSRDPSSIPFETSLPSETPKAPDDPDPLSELETLIRQRLLEAERRAQELEREAYQKGYEQGQKDGYAFGASSIQKVRERLEILADSLEETPKELMRHYRTWLLEAALSISRHLLTAAVSINPLVVENLVDHILEHMDRSHTITIVLHPKDRDLLQKHGVLARWLATPYDGHGSIRVTVDPTMSRGGCRVESAIQEIDALVETRLENLREVLFAHDS, encoded by the coding sequence ATGCCCTCGTTTAAAGTGCTCAAGGGAACCGGCTCTGCCCACGTGTCCCGTTTTGCCTTTGAAGCCCTCGATACGAAGCTTTCTCGGGACCCATCGTCGATCCCTTTTGAAACCTCTCTACCTTCGGAAACACCAAAAGCACCGGATGACCCTGACCCTTTGAGTGAATTGGAAACATTGATTCGGCAGCGTCTGCTCGAAGCCGAAAGGCGTGCACAGGAACTGGAAAGGGAAGCCTACCAAAAGGGCTATGAACAGGGCCAAAAGGACGGCTACGCTTTTGGGGCCAGCAGCATTCAAAAGGTGCGGGAACGATTGGAGATTCTCGCGGATTCCTTAGAAGAAACACCCAAGGAACTCATGCGTCATTACCGCACCTGGTTGCTTGAAGCAGCCTTGAGCATCAGCCGGCATCTTTTAACAGCCGCCGTCTCCATCAACCCTTTGGTTGTGGAAAACCTGGTGGACCACATTCTTGAACACATGGATCGATCCCACACTATCACCATCGTGCTCCATCCCAAGGACCGCGATCTTTTACAGAAGCACGGAGTTTTGGCACGATGGCTTGCCACACCTTACGACGGTCATGGCTCGATTCGTGTCACGGTGGATCCTACCATGAGTCGAGGCGGCTGCCGTGTGGAAAGTGCCATCCAGGAAATAGATGCGTTGGTGGAAACACGTCTGGAAAATCTTCGGGAGGTCCTCTTCGCCCATGACTCCTGA
- the fliG gene encoding flagellar motor switch protein FliG: MAKLTGVQKAAAVLLALGEAGSAQILRNLTAQEIQKLGSQIARMENLAKETVDELLKEFLQHMEKEPAIQIPGTVLLKKLLPAVLPPEEAGAVLSRIEEENRKIPFKNLQDVDARVLANFIKSEHPQTIAIILVHLEHEKASEVLSLLPENLQFEVTNRIATLETVPPDLLREVDEVLEKELLSMSDEGYKVVGGVQTVAELLNRCDRRTSDSILQALEDYDAELADNVRNLMFVFDDLVNVNDQGIRELLKEITNEDLTLALKTASEEVKQKILKNLSQRAAQMLLEDMEVMGPVRLSDVEAAQRNVLNVARKLEKEGRLILARGDGGDALV; the protein is encoded by the coding sequence ATGGCTAAACTAACGGGTGTGCAGAAAGCGGCTGCAGTCCTTCTTGCCTTGGGAGAAGCCGGATCCGCTCAAATCCTTAGAAACCTCACTGCTCAGGAAATTCAAAAGCTCGGTTCCCAAATCGCCCGTATGGAAAACCTGGCCAAGGAAACCGTCGATGAATTGCTCAAAGAATTCCTCCAGCACATGGAAAAGGAACCGGCCATTCAGATTCCCGGTACGGTGCTCCTTAAAAAACTCCTTCCTGCCGTGCTGCCCCCGGAAGAAGCGGGAGCGGTTTTGAGTCGCATTGAAGAAGAAAACCGGAAAATACCCTTCAAGAACCTACAGGATGTGGATGCACGAGTGCTCGCCAACTTCATCAAGAGCGAACATCCGCAAACCATCGCCATTATCTTGGTCCACCTCGAACATGAAAAGGCCAGTGAGGTTCTCTCACTTTTGCCGGAAAACCTTCAGTTCGAAGTCACCAATCGCATTGCCACTTTGGAGACGGTCCCTCCGGATTTACTGCGCGAAGTGGACGAAGTCCTGGAAAAGGAACTTCTGTCCATGTCCGATGAGGGTTACAAGGTCGTGGGTGGTGTGCAAACGGTGGCGGAATTGCTCAACCGCTGCGATCGTCGCACCAGTGACAGTATCCTTCAAGCTCTGGAAGACTACGACGCGGAACTTGCGGATAACGTTCGAAACCTCATGTTCGTCTTTGATGATCTGGTCAATGTGAACGATCAGGGAATCCGCGAACTGCTCAAGGAAATCACCAACGAGGACCTCACCTTGGCCCTCAAGACAGCCTCCGAAGAAGTCAAACAGAAAATCCTCAAGAATCTGTCTCAAAGAGCCGCCCAAATGCTTCTGGAAGACATGGAGGTCATGGGCCCGGTGCGGCTCAGCGACGTGGAAGCGGCACAGCGCAATGTCCTCAATGTGGCTCGAAAACTGGAAAAAGAAGGTCGACTGATTCTGGCCAGAGGAGACGGCGGCGATGCCCTCGTTTAA
- the fliF gene encoding flagellar basal-body MS-ring/collar protein FliF, which produces MDKFRLLFTKARESFASLSLPQKILSIGSMVLLGASLFYLFYSINRVDYAPLLSDLSETDLASVVNVLKEKKIPYQLTGSHAVSVPKEKLYETRLLLASEGLPKGSGMGFEIFDQQRLGSTEFVQQINYQRALQGELGRTIAQMEEVQECRVHLTLPEEALFKEDQKPPRASVFLKLKPGSKLGTKQLHAVAHLVSTAVKGLDPENVTIMSTDGKVFFRKEGSGDDQQMNPVHLEIKNRLEDDLRSKVEGMLARVVGADKVTAQVSVELDFSRIQVAEDIYDPDSAVVRSQQRTLENSQGVAPQARGNPDAPINIEGKVLEEEAKQQKSFNRQKETVNYEINRVSRQILRAPGTLKRLSVAVIVDGPYQMQPGQNGVSEKVFIGRTPQEMKSLEELVKKAVGFDEARGDQVTVSNVAFAADPSEVAQLPVENKYLALLKKHQQLLFNVLLTVLVFVFVVRPFMKRFQKMGEQSTAAQLPAALPEGAAEELLEGPQALSLRDQVISLVQENPVQAAQVIRAWMREEA; this is translated from the coding sequence ATGGACAAATTTCGGCTCCTTTTCACCAAGGCTCGAGAAAGCTTCGCGAGCCTTTCTTTGCCTCAGAAAATTCTTTCCATCGGCTCTATGGTGCTCCTTGGAGCGAGCCTCTTTTACTTGTTCTATTCTATCAATCGCGTGGACTATGCGCCCTTGTTGTCCGACTTGTCAGAAACAGACTTGGCCTCCGTCGTCAATGTGCTCAAAGAAAAGAAAATCCCGTACCAGCTCACGGGATCCCACGCCGTCTCGGTCCCCAAGGAGAAGCTCTATGAAACCCGCCTGCTCTTGGCTTCGGAAGGGCTGCCCAAAGGTTCCGGAATGGGCTTTGAGATTTTCGACCAGCAACGTCTTGGAAGCACCGAATTCGTGCAGCAGATCAACTATCAAAGAGCGCTGCAAGGAGAGCTGGGGCGTACCATCGCGCAAATGGAAGAGGTCCAGGAATGCCGAGTACACCTGACCTTGCCCGAAGAAGCCCTCTTCAAGGAAGATCAAAAACCACCTCGAGCCTCCGTGTTTTTGAAGCTTAAGCCCGGGAGCAAATTGGGCACCAAACAGTTGCATGCCGTCGCCCATCTGGTTTCCACCGCCGTCAAGGGATTGGATCCGGAAAACGTCACCATCATGAGCACGGATGGAAAGGTGTTCTTTCGCAAAGAGGGTTCTGGGGACGATCAACAGATGAACCCCGTGCACCTGGAAATCAAGAATCGCCTTGAAGACGACTTGAGGTCCAAAGTGGAGGGAATGCTGGCCCGAGTCGTCGGCGCGGACAAGGTAACGGCCCAGGTTTCCGTAGAACTGGATTTCAGTCGTATTCAAGTTGCCGAAGACATCTATGATCCGGACAGTGCCGTGGTCCGAAGTCAACAAAGAACTCTGGAAAATTCTCAAGGTGTTGCACCGCAAGCGCGAGGCAATCCTGACGCTCCCATTAACATCGAAGGCAAGGTGCTGGAAGAGGAAGCCAAGCAACAAAAAAGTTTTAATCGTCAAAAAGAAACCGTCAATTATGAGATCAATCGCGTCAGCCGTCAGATTCTTCGAGCCCCTGGAACCCTTAAAAGACTTTCGGTGGCTGTGATCGTCGACGGACCTTATCAAATGCAACCGGGACAGAATGGTGTTTCAGAAAAGGTCTTTATAGGCCGAACCCCTCAAGAAATGAAAAGCTTGGAAGAATTGGTCAAAAAGGCTGTGGGCTTTGATGAAGCTCGCGGAGACCAGGTAACGGTCTCTAATGTGGCTTTTGCCGCAGACCCGTCGGAGGTCGCTCAGCTTCCCGTGGAAAACAAGTATCTGGCATTACTGAAAAAGCATCAACAGCTTCTCTTCAACGTGCTGCTGACCGTCCTGGTTTTCGTCTTCGTGGTTCGCCCCTTTATGAAACGCTTTCAAAAGATGGGGGAACAGAGCACGGCGGCCCAACTGCCCGCCGCCCTCCCTGAAGGAGCAGCAGAAGAACTCCTTGAAGGCCCTCAAGCACTTTCTCTACGCGATCAGGTGATCAGCCTGGTTCAGGAAAACCCTGTGCAGGCAGCTCAGGTTATTCGAGCGTGGATGCGTGAGGAGGCATAG
- the fliE gene encoding flagellar hook-basal body complex protein FliE, which produces MRIEQTWKPVSTPDEFQLVKKSSAQESSFAEELKTAVGQVNTLQNQAEEAMKNGALRGAENIHETMIALQEAEIGLKMLVRFRDKALEAYQEIMRMQF; this is translated from the coding sequence ATGCGTATCGAACAGACCTGGAAGCCGGTCAGCACGCCCGATGAGTTCCAGCTCGTCAAAAAGTCTTCGGCACAAGAATCTTCCTTTGCCGAAGAACTCAAGACCGCTGTGGGACAGGTGAACACTCTTCAAAACCAGGCTGAAGAAGCCATGAAAAACGGCGCGCTGCGAGGTGCGGAAAACATTCATGAAACCATGATCGCTCTTCAAGAAGCCGAAATCGGTCTCAAAATGCTGGTGCGGTTTCGAGACAAGGCCCTGGAAGCGTATCAGGAAATCATGCGCATGCAGTTTTAG
- the flgC gene encoding flagellar basal body rod protein FlgC — translation MDFETSMRISASGLRAHRAWINVLSANLANINTTRTSEGTPYRRRTLIYESVPQDDSFDAMLREAMEGELERVEVSAVVPDGRDFRTVYDPNHPDADANGMVRLPNVNPVEDMANMLNAARSYEANLAALNTAKTLALRALELGR, via the coding sequence ATGGACTTTGAAACCTCCATGAGAATCAGCGCTTCGGGGCTTCGCGCTCATCGCGCCTGGATCAATGTTCTTTCGGCCAACTTGGCCAATATCAACACAACCCGGACCTCTGAAGGAACCCCGTACCGGCGTAGAACTCTTATCTACGAAAGTGTCCCGCAGGACGATAGTTTTGATGCCATGCTTCGCGAAGCTATGGAAGGGGAATTGGAACGGGTGGAAGTGTCGGCTGTGGTTCCGGATGGACGGGACTTCAGGACAGTCTATGATCCGAACCATCCGGATGCGGACGCCAACGGAATGGTACGACTGCCAAATGTCAATCCTGTGGAAGATATGGCCAACATGCTTAATGCGGCTCGTTCTTATGAAGCTAATCTGGCCGCCTTAAACACGGCCAAGACCTTGGCTCTGCGCGCCCTGGAACTGGGCCGTTAA
- the flgB gene encoding flagellar basal body rod protein FlgB, giving the protein MAETHPIDRTVNLMRDRLNLNALTQKVVAANLANINTPRYVAKRLSFEEALKESMEEDGLSLVKTSMGHRDPTSVEEIMKTPELVETGPVDLDAEMVLLAHNSVEYQFMLTMLNKKFNLLRTAIEGGR; this is encoded by the coding sequence ATGGCGGAGACGCATCCCATTGACCGCACGGTAAACCTCATGAGGGATCGGCTCAACCTCAACGCCCTCACCCAAAAGGTGGTGGCAGCCAATCTGGCCAACATCAACACGCCGCGCTATGTGGCCAAGCGCCTTTCCTTTGAGGAGGCTCTCAAGGAATCGATGGAGGAGGATGGGCTTTCCTTGGTGAAAACCTCTATGGGCCATAGGGACCCCACCTCTGTGGAAGAGATCATGAAGACTCCGGAACTGGTGGAAACCGGGCCCGTGGACCTGGACGCAGAAATGGTGCTCTTGGCCCACAACAGTGTCGAGTACCAGTTCATGCTGACCATGCTCAACAAGAAGTTCAACCTGTTGCGCACGGCGATTGAAGGAGGACGCTGA
- a CDS encoding sigma-54 dependent transcriptional regulator, translating to MHVAFLESRQALVNPLRHLVENLGHRCTTVRTVTQALALLEEDPPQAAFVLLNGQDTEPLHFLEKIQSLDDPLPVIVLSPEPSLEDAVQAMQRGAQDFWVLPVSHERVKQTLLWLEERRKAENFRNMAATPDASDIIVTRNPTMLKLKTIAMKVATSDATVFIQGESGTGKELFARFIHLHSRRARGPFLAVNCAALPDSLLESELFGYEKGAFTGANRLRKGKFELAHQGTLLLDEITEIPIHLQAKLLRVLQEGEVDRLGGRYPVPVDVRVVTTTNVDVAAAVREQRFRKDLYYRLNVIPLKIPPLRERLDDIPVLVEYFLQKFQKRHGVSTITTSPQALKKLQEYPWPGNVRELENVLQRAVLLADKPVLEPEDLEFDPVEVDHDVSLPLMSLEEMERRMIEKALANTDGNRTRAAEILGISVRTLRNKLHEYAQDLQDTP from the coding sequence ATGCATGTCGCCTTTTTGGAAAGTCGGCAGGCACTGGTTAATCCCTTACGCCATTTGGTGGAGAACCTAGGACACCGCTGCACCACGGTACGCACCGTCACCCAAGCCCTGGCTCTTCTGGAGGAAGATCCTCCCCAGGCGGCTTTCGTCCTACTCAACGGCCAGGACACGGAACCTCTGCACTTTTTGGAAAAGATCCAATCATTGGACGATCCTTTACCGGTCATTGTGCTCAGCCCCGAACCTTCCCTGGAAGACGCCGTGCAGGCCATGCAACGGGGGGCTCAGGATTTTTGGGTGCTTCCCGTCAGCCATGAACGCGTGAAGCAGACTCTACTCTGGCTTGAAGAACGCCGAAAAGCGGAAAATTTCAGGAATATGGCTGCAACGCCGGATGCAAGTGACATCATCGTCACCCGCAATCCTACCATGCTCAAGTTGAAAACCATCGCCATGAAGGTGGCGACCAGTGACGCCACGGTCTTCATCCAGGGAGAAAGCGGCACGGGCAAAGAACTTTTCGCTCGATTCATTCACCTTCATAGTCGAAGAGCGCGTGGACCTTTTCTCGCCGTCAACTGTGCGGCGCTTCCTGATAGCCTTTTGGAAAGCGAACTGTTCGGCTATGAAAAGGGTGCCTTTACGGGAGCCAATCGGTTGCGGAAAGGCAAATTTGAACTGGCTCATCAGGGAACCCTTCTTTTGGACGAAATCACGGAAATTCCTATCCACCTACAGGCCAAGCTTCTACGTGTGCTTCAAGAAGGAGAAGTGGACCGCCTTGGGGGTCGTTACCCCGTTCCCGTGGACGTGCGTGTTGTCACAACCACCAATGTGGACGTGGCGGCGGCGGTGCGAGAACAAAGGTTTCGAAAAGACCTCTACTACCGGCTCAACGTGATCCCCTTGAAAATTCCCCCCTTACGGGAACGCCTCGACGATATCCCCGTTCTGGTGGAATACTTTCTTCAAAAATTTCAAAAAAGGCACGGCGTTTCCACCATCACCACATCCCCTCAAGCCCTAAAAAAGCTCCAGGAATACCCCTGGCCCGGAAACGTTCGAGAACTGGAAAACGTCCTGCAAAGGGCCGTGCTGCTGGCGGACAAACCCGTCCTAGAACCCGAAGACCTGGAATTCGACCCGGTGGAAGTCGATCATGACGTTTCCCTTCCCTTAATGAGCCTGGAGGAGATGGAACGGCGCATGATCGAAAAAGCTTTGGCCAACACCGACGGGAACCGAACCCGAGCGGCTGAAATCTTGGGAATCAGCGTCCGCACACTGCGAAACAAACTCCACGAATACGCTCAAGACCTTCAAGACACACCCTGA